From Brassica oleracea var. oleracea cultivar TO1000 unplaced genomic scaffold, BOL UnpScaffold00285, whole genome shotgun sequence, the proteins below share one genomic window:
- the LOC106319597 gene encoding uncharacterized protein At2g33490-like isoform X1, which produces MKASMGMLRRLTSHKVDAKEKGELVATAQIEELDLAGKDMQDMRECYDRLLAAAAATANSAYEFSESLGEMGSCLEQIAPHNDEESSRILFMCGKVQFEIQKLLDTYRSHIFKTITSPSEALLKDLRTVEDMKQQCDEKRNVFEMSLVKDKGRSKGSKGERHIPHDSRPAYNEFHDEATMCIFRLKSLKEGQARSLLTQAVRHHTAQMRLFYTGMKSLEAVERHVRVASEKQHIDCDLSVHENEVEASEDDDDDDDGDGQDINREGELGFANRANEQRVEAASLSTRDHRMTSHSAPLFPEKKPDLSERLRQTNPSSNAYVLPTPSDSRYSKQALNPKPANQSAGNIWHSSPLEPIKSVKDAENNSLYARLPRPSTTDAHQHHQQHVRHAFSGPIKPSSTKPATTTDVSSGVFRPLPTPPPLPQPHLHSSVSPTASPPPASPRPNELHELPRPPGHFAPPPRRAKSPSLVGHSAPLTGWNQERHSTVTFAPPSTSNIVASPLPVPPLVVPRSYSIPSRNHITVAQRAVEGNEDRVASPPLTPLSLSRPLESRGVAQTSQIRGVGELIER; this is translated from the exons ATGAAAGCTTCGATGGGGATGTTGAGGAGATTAACATCGCACAAGGTCGACGCGAAGGAGAAAGGAGAGCTCGTCGCTACAGCGCAGATTGAAGAACTCGATCTAGCCGGGAAG GATATGCAAGACATGAGAGAATGCTATGATAGGCTACTCGCTGCAGCTGCTGCCACGGCCAATAGTGCTTATG AGTTCTCTGAGTCGTTGGGAGAGATGGGTTCTTGTTTGGAGCAAATCGCGCCTCATAACGACGAAGAAAGCA GTAGAATCTTGTTTATGTGCGGTAAAGTTCagtttgagattcaaaaacttCTTGACACTTAT CGTAGTCATATATTCAAGACCATTACGTCCCCATCAGAAGCGCTTCTTAAGGACCTCAGAACTGTTGAG GATATGAAGCAACAATGCGATGAGAAGAG AAACGTGTTTGAGATGTCGCTTGTGAAAGATAAAGGAAGGTCTAAAGGCAGTAAAGGAGAGAGACATATTCCTCATGACTCGAGACCTGCTTACAATGAGTTTCATGACGAAGCAACGATGTGCATTTTTCGATTGAAATCTCTCAAGGAAGGTCAAGCTCGTAGTCTCCTGACACAAGCAGTCCGTCACCACACTGCTCAG ATGCGTCTGTTTTACACTGGAATGAAATCGCTCGAGGCAGTAGAGCGTCATGTAAGAGTTGCTTCAGAGAAACAACACATCGACTGTGATCTCTCTGTTCATGAAAATGAAGTGGAAGCTAGTGAGGATgacgatgacgatgatgatggtgatggcCAAGACATTAATAGAGAAGGAGAACTCGGTTTTGCTAACAGAGCAAATGAGCAGAGGGTAGAAGCTGCTTCTCTCTCAACCCGTGATCACAGAATGACTAGCCATTCAGCTCCGTTGTTCCCGGAGAAGAAACCTGATTTATCAGAAAGGCTGAGACAGACGAATCCATCTTCCAATGCTTACGTGTTACCGACACCAAGCGATTCAAGGTACTCAAAACAAGCTTTAAACCCGAAGCCAGCAAACCAAAGCGCCGGAAACATATGGCATTCGTCTCCTTTAGAACCGATAAAAAGCGTAAAAGACGCAGAAAACAACAGCCTCTACGCCCGTCTCCCTCGCCCTTCCACAACGGACGCGCATCAGCATCATCAGCAGCACGTAAGACATGCATTTTCTGGACCGATCAAACCTTCTTCAACAAAACCCGCCACCACCACCGACGTTTCCTCAGGCGTGTTTCGTCCTCTACCAACTCCTCCTCCATTACCCCAACCTCATCTTCATTCATCAGTCTCCCCTACCGCTTCACCACCTCCTGCTTCTCCCAGGCCTAACGAACTTCACGAGCTTCCGAGACCACCAGGCCACTTTGCACCACCTCCAAGACGAGCCAAATCCCCTAGTCTCGTTGGTCACTCGGCGCCTCTTACAGGATGGAATCAAGAAAGACACAGCACTGTCACCTTTGCTCCTCCGTCCACTTCAAACATTGTGGCCTCGCCACTTCCGGTTCCTCCATTGGTCGTTCCTCGAAGCTACTCTATACCTTCAAGAAACCATATAACCGTTGCTCAACGAGCTGTTGAAGGTAACGAAGATAGAGTAGCATCCCCACCGTTAACACCATTGAGCCTATCTCGGCCACTCGAGTCCAGGGGAGTTGCTCAGACCAGCCAAATTAGAG GAGTAGGAGAGCTGATCGAACGGTGA
- the LOC106319597 gene encoding uncharacterized protein At2g33490-like isoform X2, whose protein sequence is MKASMGMLRRLTSHKVDAKEKGELVATAQIEELDLAGKDMQDMRECYDRLLAAAAATANSAYEFSESLGEMGSCLEQIAPHNDEESSRILFMCGKVQFEIQKLLDTYRSHIFKTITSPSEALLKDLRTVEDMKQQCDEKRNVFEMSLVKDKGRSKGSKGERHIPHDSRPAYNEFHDEATMCIFRLKSLKEGQARSLLTQAVRHHTAQMRLFYTGMKSLEAVERHVRVASEKQHIDCDLSVHENEVEASEDDDDDDDGDGQDINREGELGFANRANEQRVEAASLSTRDHRMTSHSAPLFPEKKPDLSERLRQTNPSSNAYVLPTPSDSRYSKQALNPKPANQSAGNIWHSSPLEPIKSVKDAENNSLYARLPRPSTTDAHQHHQQHVRHAFSGPIKPSSTKPATTTDVSSGVFRPLPTPPPLPQPHLHSSVSPTASPPPASPRPNELHELPRPPGHFAPPPRRAKSPSLVGHSAPLTGWNQERHSTVTFAPPSTSNIVASPLPVPPLVVPRSYSIPSRNHITVAQRAVEGNEDRVASPPLTPLSLSRPLESRGVAQTSQIRGY, encoded by the exons ATGAAAGCTTCGATGGGGATGTTGAGGAGATTAACATCGCACAAGGTCGACGCGAAGGAGAAAGGAGAGCTCGTCGCTACAGCGCAGATTGAAGAACTCGATCTAGCCGGGAAG GATATGCAAGACATGAGAGAATGCTATGATAGGCTACTCGCTGCAGCTGCTGCCACGGCCAATAGTGCTTATG AGTTCTCTGAGTCGTTGGGAGAGATGGGTTCTTGTTTGGAGCAAATCGCGCCTCATAACGACGAAGAAAGCA GTAGAATCTTGTTTATGTGCGGTAAAGTTCagtttgagattcaaaaacttCTTGACACTTAT CGTAGTCATATATTCAAGACCATTACGTCCCCATCAGAAGCGCTTCTTAAGGACCTCAGAACTGTTGAG GATATGAAGCAACAATGCGATGAGAAGAG AAACGTGTTTGAGATGTCGCTTGTGAAAGATAAAGGAAGGTCTAAAGGCAGTAAAGGAGAGAGACATATTCCTCATGACTCGAGACCTGCTTACAATGAGTTTCATGACGAAGCAACGATGTGCATTTTTCGATTGAAATCTCTCAAGGAAGGTCAAGCTCGTAGTCTCCTGACACAAGCAGTCCGTCACCACACTGCTCAG ATGCGTCTGTTTTACACTGGAATGAAATCGCTCGAGGCAGTAGAGCGTCATGTAAGAGTTGCTTCAGAGAAACAACACATCGACTGTGATCTCTCTGTTCATGAAAATGAAGTGGAAGCTAGTGAGGATgacgatgacgatgatgatggtgatggcCAAGACATTAATAGAGAAGGAGAACTCGGTTTTGCTAACAGAGCAAATGAGCAGAGGGTAGAAGCTGCTTCTCTCTCAACCCGTGATCACAGAATGACTAGCCATTCAGCTCCGTTGTTCCCGGAGAAGAAACCTGATTTATCAGAAAGGCTGAGACAGACGAATCCATCTTCCAATGCTTACGTGTTACCGACACCAAGCGATTCAAGGTACTCAAAACAAGCTTTAAACCCGAAGCCAGCAAACCAAAGCGCCGGAAACATATGGCATTCGTCTCCTTTAGAACCGATAAAAAGCGTAAAAGACGCAGAAAACAACAGCCTCTACGCCCGTCTCCCTCGCCCTTCCACAACGGACGCGCATCAGCATCATCAGCAGCACGTAAGACATGCATTTTCTGGACCGATCAAACCTTCTTCAACAAAACCCGCCACCACCACCGACGTTTCCTCAGGCGTGTTTCGTCCTCTACCAACTCCTCCTCCATTACCCCAACCTCATCTTCATTCATCAGTCTCCCCTACCGCTTCACCACCTCCTGCTTCTCCCAGGCCTAACGAACTTCACGAGCTTCCGAGACCACCAGGCCACTTTGCACCACCTCCAAGACGAGCCAAATCCCCTAGTCTCGTTGGTCACTCGGCGCCTCTTACAGGATGGAATCAAGAAAGACACAGCACTGTCACCTTTGCTCCTCCGTCCACTTCAAACATTGTGGCCTCGCCACTTCCGGTTCCTCCATTGGTCGTTCCTCGAAGCTACTCTATACCTTCAAGAAACCATATAACCGTTGCTCAACGAGCTGTTGAAGGTAACGAAGATAGAGTAGCATCCCCACCGTTAACACCATTGAGCCTATCTCGGCCACTCGAGTCCAGGGGAGTTGCTCAGACCAGCCAAATTAGAG GTTATTAA
- the LOC106319553 gene encoding double-stranded RNA-binding protein 3-like has translation MYKNQLQELAQRSCFSLPSYTCTREGPDHAPRFKATVNFNGEIFESPTHCSTLRQAEHSAAEVALSALSSKGPSKSLTARVLDETGIYKNLLQETAHRAGLDLPVYTSVRSGPGHVPTFSCTVELAGMRFNGESAKTKKQAEKNAAIAAWFSLRKMPTSLDSERGEEKEREVVARVLSRFRPKEVRRREQHHSRRRAIRQDTRDMLCEKLRLINPYTNEASSSVKHHQTLLPPRLWPSTTNLQQQSKVKSLLEKSQEHAGLKQRSPDDAKPEMIIKSFPLSSSMERRNCYSKLLPFPETFAGGFGLNHQKLAPAVHMRSVIPVCSAPPPKPPSPFNESNTSLSSCSAPSSLGTEGQEKKSLIELELESKSDRTHD, from the exons ATGTATAAGAATCAGTTGCAAGAGCTAGCACAGAGAAGCTGTTTCAGCCTCCCATCATATACCTGCACAAGAGAAGGACCAGATCATGCTCCAAGATTCAAAGCTACTGTAAACTTCAAcggtgaaatatttgaaagcCCCACTCATTGTTCCACTCTCAGACAAGCTGAGCATTCAGCTGCTGAAGTTGCTCTCAGTGCTCTCTCTTCAAAGGGTCCTTCAAAGTCTCTAACCGCTAGAGTTCTT GATGAGACTGGGATCTACAAGAATCTGCTTCAAGAGACGGCGCATAGAGCTGGTCTTGATCTACCGGTTTACACAAGTGTGAGATCAGGACCTGGTCATGTTCCGACGTTCTCCTGCACTGTGGAGCTTGCTGGAATGAGATTTAATGGAGAATCAGCAAAGACTAAGAAGCAAGCTGAGAAGAACGCTGCTATTGCAGCTTGGTTCTCCTTGAGAAAAA TGCCAACAAGCTTGGACTCTGAAAGAggtgaagagaaagaaagagaggtaGTTGCAAGAGTCCTCTCAAGATTTAGACCCAAAGAAGttagaagaagagaacaacatCACTCAAGGAGAAGAGCAATCCGACAAGACACAAGAGACATGTTGTGTGAGAAGCTCAGATTGATTAATCCATACACCAATGAAGCTTCATCATCAGTGAAACACCACCAAACACTACTACCACCGAGACTCTGGCCTTCAACAACAAATCTCCAACAACAATCCAAAGTCAAATCCTTGCTAGAGAAGTCTCAAGAACATGCAGGGCTAAAACAGAGGAGCCCAGATGATGCAAAGCCAGAGATGATAATAAAGTCGTTTCCTTTATCATCATCAATGGAGAGAAGAAACTGTTACAGTAAACTTCTACCCTTCCCGGAGACGTTCGCCGGAGGTTTTGGGTTAAATCATCAGAAACTTGCTCCAGCTGTTCATATGAGATCAGTGATTCCAGTTTGTTCAGCTCCTCCACCTAAACCACCATCTCCGTTCAATGAATCCAACACATCCCTTAGTTCTTGCTCTGCTCCAAGCTCTTTGGGAACTGAAGGGCAAGAGAAGAAGTCTCTGATCGAACTTGAGTTGGAATCAAAATCAGATCGAACCCATGACTAA
- the LOC106319582 gene encoding serine/threonine-protein kinase CDG1-like yields MAFCLCFGLRPKRNKVVQKLKMEPVSVQESIRDQPSSSSANPATSSSDPEALLPPPQEIKNFSYLQLATATNNFSLDARIGQGGFGDVYKGKLEIDGQLKDVAVKMLGRSSIQGNREFIVEVLMLSILRNKNLVKLYGYCCEGDQRSLVYEYMPLGSVEDNIHNIRSVQEVLDLSTRMKIALGAAKGLAYLHNESQPIVIYRDMKTANILLDHGFEPKLSDFGLAKIGPNEGMSHVTTRVMGTLGYCAPEYAATGKLTLKSDIYSFGVVLLELITGRKPIGDSTMGAERLLVRWALPYFRSLNIRRIADPRLAIQGDPYLEEAVRRAVQLAYMCLRDQAKARPTIREIVEALEVLVEYIARKKVEGSPVNEEDGGLERRRDVADAKRWAKDFRDEQRKSKAVPKRTRF; encoded by the exons ATGGCTTTTTGCTTGTGTTTCGGACTGAGACCAAAACGTAATAAGGTGGTTCAGAAACTGAAGATGGAACCCGTTTCTGTTCAGGAATCCATACGTGACCAACCATCATCGTCTTCTG CCAATCCAGCAACGTCTTCATCAGATCCTGAAGCACTGCTACCGCCACCGCAGGAAATCAAAAATTTCTCATACCTACAACTCGCCACCGCAACAAACAACTTCAGCCTGGATGCTAGGATCGGACAAGGTGGATTCGGCGATGTATACAAAGGAAAGTTAGAGATTGACGGACAG TTAAAGGATGTGGCTGTTAAGATGCTTGGTCGGAGTAGTATACAAGGAAACAGAGAGTTTATTGTGGAAGTCCTAATGCTTTCGATTTTGCGCAACAAAAACCTCGTGAAACTGTATGGTTATTGCTGTGAAGGCGATCAAAGAAGCCTCGTCTATGAATATATGCCTCTTGGATCTGTAGAAGATAACATccaca aTATCAGATCTGTTCAAGAGGTTTTAGATTTGAGCACTAGGATGAAGATAGCTTTAGGAGCAGCTAAAGGGTTAGCGTATCTTCACAACGAATCACAACCTATTGTGATCTATAGAGATATGAAAACTGCAAACATACTGCTAGACCATGGGTTTGAACCGAAGCTCTCTGACTTTGGGCTTGCAAAGATTGGTCCGAATGAAGGCATGTCTCATGTCACTACTAGAGTTATGGGAACGCTAGGGTACTGTGCACCCGAGTACGCGGCTACTGGGAAACTGACGCTGAAGTCTGATATTTATAGCTTTGGAGTTGTGTTGTTGGAGCTTATCACTGGACGCAAACCTATTGGGGACTCAACCATGGGTGCAGAACGTTTGCTTGTTAGATGG GCACTGCCATATTTCAGGAGCCTAAACATAAGAAGGATTGCAGATCCGAGGTTAGCAATACAAGGTGATCCGTACTTGGAAGAAGCTGTGAGAAGAGCCGTTCAGCTGGCGTATATGTGTCTGAGAGATCAGGCAAAAGCTAGGCCAACAATCAGAGAAATAGTGGAGGCCTTGGAGGTCTTGGTTGAGTACATAGCGAGGAAGAAAGTTGAAGGGTCACCTGttaatgaagaagatggaggttTGGAGAGACGAAGAGATGTTGCTGATGCTAAGAGATGGGCTAAGGATTTCAGAGATGAACAGAGAAAAAGCAAAGCGGTACCAAAACGGACtcgtttttaa
- the LOC106319598 gene encoding probable protein S-acyltransferase 7, producing the protein MYVVPPPPRSESGSNSDLRVYQTWKGSNKFFLQGRFVFGPDVRSLALTICLIAVPVTIFCIFVARKLMDDFSDNWGVSIVSVAVVFTIYDLILLLLTSGRDPGIIPRNAHPPEPEPLDSSNVDAGAGQTPQLRLPRIKEVEVDGVTFKVKYCDTCMLYRPPRCSHCSICNNCVEKFDHHCPWVGQCIGRRNYRFFFMFVFSTTLLCIYVFAFCWVYIRKITESEHITILKAMLKTPASIVLIIYTFISMWFVGGLTAFHLYLISTNQTTYENFRYRYDRRSNPHNKGVVNNFKETFCSAIPPSKNDFRAMVHREPPLPPRSVAGGGFMSPNMGKASDDIEMGRKAVWADMGSAMSEHGGDGKDGNNERLHVKDGELGELSPDVRTTVDEQSDRPSMHPRRSSWGRKSGSWDMSPEVMALAARVGGEHNQNGGGSSSGSGLMTENRPT; encoded by the exons ATGTATGTAGTGCCTCCGCCTCCGCGATCCGAATCGGGATCCAACTCTGATTTACGGGTTTACCAAACTTGGAAAGGCAGCAAT AAATTCTTTCTTCAGGGAAGATTTGTATTCGGACCAGACGTGAGATCACTGGCCCTGACGATATGTCTCATCGCTGTCCCCGTCACAATCTTCTGCATCTTTGTAGCCAGGAAGCTAATGGACGACTTCTCTGATAACTGGGGAGTATCCATAGTATCTGTCGCCGTCGTCTTCACCATTTAT GATTTGATTCTTCTGCTGCTTACATCCGGAAGAGATCCAGGAATCATCCCTAGAAACGCTCATCCTCCAGAGCCTGAACCCCTTGACAGCAGCAACGTGGATGCAGGAGCTGGCCAGACTCCTCAGCTGAGACTCCCTCGCATTAAGGAAGTAGAGGTTGATGGGGTTACGTTTAAGGTCAAGTACTGTGACACTTGCATGCTCTATAGGCCTCCTCGCTGTTCCCACTGCTCTATTTGCAACAACTGCGTTGAAAAGTTCGACCATCACTGCCCTTGGGTTGGCCAATGTATTGGACGA AGGAACTACAGATTCTTCTTCATGTTTGTCTTCTCCACGACCCTTCTCTGTATATATGTGTTTGCCTTCTGCTGGGTCTATATAAGGAAGATCACGGAGTCAGAGCATATAACCATTTTGAAGGCAATGCTCAAAACTCCTGCCTCTATTGTATTGATAATCTACACATTCATATCGATGTGGTTCGTTGGTGGCTTGACAGCTTTCCATCTATATCTCATCAGCACAAACCAG ACTACATATGAGAATTTCAGATACAGATACGACCGGAGAAGCAACCCACACAACAAGGGAGTGGTTAACAACTTCAAAGAAACATTTTGCTCTGCAATCCCTCCTTCAAAGAACGACTTCAGAGCCATGGTTCATCGTGAACCTCCATTGCCTCCAAGATCTGTAGCAGGCGGGGGTTTCATGAGTCCAAACATGGGTAAAGCCAGTGATGACATTGAAATGGGAAGGAAGGCTGTTTGGGCTGACATGGGTTCAGCAATGTCAGAACATGGTGGTGATGGCAAAGATGGTAACAACGAAAGGCTACATGTTAAGGACGGTGAGTTAGGAGAGCTTTCACCAGACGTTAGGACGACTGTTGATGAACAGAGTGATAGGCCGAGTATGCACCCAAGGCGCTCAAGCTGGGGAAGGAAAAGTGGAAGCTGGGATATGTCGCCAGAAGTTATGGCCTTAGCAGCGAGAGTGGGAGGAGAACACAACCAGAACGGTGGAGGAAGCAGCAGCGGAAGTGGTTTAATGACTGAGAACAGGCCTACATAG